Proteins from a single region of Bacteroidota bacterium:
- a CDS encoding biopolymer transporter ExbD, which produces MAEVNTGDGGGGHGKHEKKRAKKMSTRIDMTPMVDLAFLLLTFFVLTSTFNKAKTMEINFPADPKDKKDLMKINNALTFLMTDDNKVYYYTDEFYPKDNPKGKPVTTLIKTDFSKDGVRKVLLEKNKPTREALEKLEDKFKKKEIADTTYKRMARDEKSKKAALTVLLKADDKATYKNMIDLIDELNITQVGKYAVVDLMPAELELIKAAN; this is translated from the coding sequence ATGGCAGAAGTAAATACAGGCGATGGTGGTGGCGGTCATGGTAAACATGAGAAGAAAAGAGCCAAAAAAATGTCAACACGGATCGACATGACTCCGATGGTTGATTTGGCCTTCCTGCTTTTAACTTTCTTCGTACTTACCTCTACTTTCAATAAGGCCAAAACAATGGAAATTAATTTTCCGGCGGATCCAAAAGACAAAAAGGATCTCATGAAAATAAATAATGCACTGACCTTTTTAATGACGGACGACAATAAAGTTTATTATTACACAGATGAATTTTATCCAAAAGATAATCCAAAGGGGAAACCAGTAACAACTTTAATAAAAACAGATTTCTCTAAAGACGGGGTGAGGAAAGTGTTACTTGAAAAAAATAAACCAACCCGAGAAGCATTAGAAAAACTGGAGGATAAATTTAAAAAGAAAGAAATTGCCGATACTACGTATAAGCGCATGGCAAGGGATGAAAAGAGTAAAAAGGCAGCCTTAACTGTTCTTCTAAAAGCAGACGATAAGGCGACCTACAAAAATATGATCGACCTGATAGATGAATTAAATATTACCCAGGTAGGTAAATACGCGGTTGTTGATCTTATGCCCGCGGAACTGGAATTAATAAAGGCGGCTAATTAA
- a CDS encoding substrate-binding domain-containing protein has protein sequence MKEPTDTATSGDVNIVIDESYTLLFDTEIHTFQSLYVNAKVHARYLPEDDAIIALMNDSAKVAVINRPLKEEEKKNFGAKNIFPIETKIAEDAIAFVVNTENPDTNIKFEEIARIMAGIDTTWKQVNEKSTTGGIRIIFDNPNSANARYIANFSKQAQLPKNAYAVKSNAEVIEYVNNNKNAIGVVSVNWISDKDDSTTIGFLKKIKVLGISKAGNTEKYYKPYQAYIKTKDYPFCRDVYMINRQTRAGLGMGFVSFVAGEKGQRIILKMGLVPSIAPTRMVEIH, from the coding sequence ATGAAGGAGCCGACCGATACAGCTACTTCGGGGGATGTAAATATTGTAATTGATGAATCATATACATTGTTGTTTGATACTGAAATTCACACTTTTCAGTCACTTTATGTGAATGCAAAAGTGCATGCTAGGTATCTTCCTGAAGATGATGCGATAATCGCGCTCATGAACGACTCGGCCAAAGTAGCGGTGATCAACAGGCCGCTGAAGGAAGAAGAAAAAAAGAATTTCGGGGCGAAGAATATTTTTCCAATTGAAACAAAGATTGCCGAGGATGCTATTGCTTTTGTAGTTAACACCGAAAACCCTGATACGAACATTAAGTTTGAAGAAATTGCCCGGATAATGGCAGGTATTGATACAACATGGAAGCAGGTAAATGAAAAATCAACCACTGGTGGAATAAGAATAATTTTTGACAATCCTAATTCGGCCAACGCAAGGTACATTGCAAACTTTTCAAAGCAGGCGCAGCTGCCTAAAAATGCATACGCGGTTAAGTCGAATGCAGAAGTGATCGAATATGTAAATAACAACAAGAACGCGATAGGTGTTGTAAGTGTAAATTGGATAAGTGACAAAGATGATAGCACAACTATTGGTTTTTTAAAGAAGATCAAGGTGTTGGGCATTAGCAAAGCCGGAAACACCGAAAAATACTATAAGCCTTACCAGGCTTATATAAAAACGAAGGATTATCCCTTTTGCAGGGATGTTTATATGATCAATCGCCAAACCAGGGCCGGGCTTGGCATGGGGTTTGTATCATTTGTGGCAGGAGAGAAGGGGCAGCGTATTATATTAAAAATGGGACTTGTTCCATCAATTGCTCCGACGCGGATGGTGGAGATACATTAA
- a CDS encoding biopolymer transporter ExbD — MPKIKMPRSSPGLDMTPMVDLAFLLVTFFMLTASVRVSEPVIVDTPSSISEKLLPDNAMLISIDKDGRAFFNINNVQVRIKTLERMGQQYKVTFTDQQKKRFGGMTSFGVPIQTLGEYINMEDPERLKVKSPGVPLDSMNNQLGDWIQFGRIEAAKQAKAEKDKAEKLGREFKYEPIRFAIKADGGATYMAVKQVIDVFKKKDIYRFNLITNLEDGAE; from the coding sequence ATGCCAAAGATTAAAATGCCACGCAGCAGCCCTGGGTTAGACATGACCCCAATGGTTGATCTGGCGTTCCTTTTGGTTACTTTTTTTATGCTTACGGCTTCGGTGCGTGTGAGTGAGCCGGTTATTGTGGATACTCCTTCTTCTATATCTGAAAAATTGTTGCCCGATAATGCTATGCTTATTAGTATTGATAAGGATGGAAGAGCGTTCTTTAATATTAATAATGTGCAAGTGCGGATAAAAACGCTTGAACGTATGGGTCAGCAATATAAAGTAACATTTACCGACCAGCAGAAAAAGCGGTTTGGAGGGATGACAAGTTTTGGAGTGCCAATTCAAACCTTGGGAGAGTATATCAACATGGAAGACCCTGAACGCTTAAAGGTAAAATCTCCGGGAGTGCCGCTCGATTCAATGAATAATCAGTTAGGCGATTGGATTCAATTTGGTCGGATCGAAGCCGCAAAACAGGCAAAAGCGGAAAAGGACAAGGCCGAAAAACTTGGTCGTGAGTTTAAATATGAGCCAATACGTTTTGCCATTAAAGCTGATGGAGGAGCCACTTATATGGCTGTAAAACAGGTAATCGACGTTTTTAAGAAAAAAGACATTTATAGGTTTAATTTGATAACAAATCTGGAGGACGGAGCAGAATAA
- a CDS encoding energy transducer TonB, with product MAQHDSTLFNKWDNVVSSVRNEIVFESRNKEYGAYQIRREYNRVLVLALLSTCTAILLIAITPKIIELIKNTSQEVVVPVDITPVDLTAPPPIDETEPPPPPPPPPPVMETVKFTPPVVVDEEVVDDPPPPQETEVQVSTVTQEGTDGDIIIPDEKGTGVVEAVAEEVFTVVEQMPEFPGGMAEMYKFINKNMQYPQIEKENGISGTVYVTFVVDKAGNINDVKTLRGVAGGPNLEKEALRVVKMMPPWKSGKQNGREVSVQFNLPIKFVLK from the coding sequence ATGGCTCAGCACGATAGCACATTATTTAATAAATGGGACAATGTAGTTTCCTCTGTAAGGAACGAAATTGTATTCGAAAGCCGGAACAAGGAATACGGAGCCTACCAGATCCGCAGAGAATATAACAGGGTATTGGTACTTGCGCTTTTATCTACCTGCACAGCTATTTTGCTTATTGCAATAACTCCCAAAATTATTGAACTGATCAAAAATACATCGCAGGAAGTTGTTGTGCCGGTTGATATTACACCGGTTGATCTCACAGCTCCTCCTCCAATTGATGAAACAGAGCCACCGCCACCGCCACCGCCACCGCCACCTGTAATGGAAACGGTAAAGTTCACCCCACCTGTGGTTGTTGATGAAGAAGTAGTGGACGATCCGCCGCCGCCGCAAGAGACTGAAGTACAGGTCAGCACGGTAACACAGGAAGGTACGGATGGTGACATTATTATTCCCGACGAAAAAGGCACTGGTGTTGTAGAGGCGGTTGCAGAGGAAGTATTCACCGTTGTTGAACAGATGCCGGAGTTCCCCGGAGGGATGGCTGAAATGTACAAGTTCATTAATAAGAATATGCAGTACCCGCAGATTGAAAAAGAGAATGGTATATCGGGAACAGTTTATGTAACGTTTGTAGTGGATAAAGCGGGAAACATTAATGATGTAAAAACCCTGCGTGGAGTAGCTGGCGGCCCCAACCTTGAAAAAGAAGCTTTGCGCGTGGTTAAAATGATGCCACCCTGGAAATCGGGCAAACAAAACGGACGAGAAGTGTCAGTTCAGTTTAACCTGCCTATTAAGTTTGTTTTAAAGTAA